The Candidatus Celerinatantimonas neptuna DNA segment GGTTCCTCAGTATTTGAGGGTATTCGTGCCTACAATACCCCAAATGGCACAGCAGTCTTTCGTCTGAAAGAACATGTCCAGCGTCTGTTCGATTCCGCTAAAATCTATCGTTTAAATATTCCTTACACCCAAGAAGAAATTAAACAGGCTATCCGTGACAATGTACGTGAAAATGGATTAGCCAGTGCTTATATTCGTCCATTAGTATTTGCTGGTAATGTTGGCTTAGGCGTTGCCGCCTGTCAGGGTAAAGATTGCGAAGTAATAGTAGCTTCAATGGAATGGGGAGCCTACTTAGGTGATGAAGCACTGGAACAGGGTATAGAAGTCTGCGTTACATCCTGGAACCGGATGGCGCCAAATACACTCCCAACAGGAGCAAAAGCAGGCGGTAACTATCTGTCATCACAACTCATCTCTAACGAAGCTCACCGGCACGGTTATACCGAAGGGCTGGCACTGGATGTAAATGGTCTGCTCAGTGAAGGTGCCGGTGAAAATGTTTTCTTAATCAAAAACGGCAAACTCTACACTCCACCATTGAGTGCCTGCGTACTTCCTGGGATTACCCGTGATACCATCATCAATTTAGCAAGTCGTCAGGGTATCAAAACATGTGAACAGAATATTGCACGTGAAGCGCTCTATTTAGCCGATGAAGTATTCATGTGTGGCACCGCAGCTGAGGTCACACCCGTTCGCAGTATTGACGGAATCCAGATCGGTGCAGGTAAACGAGGGCCGGTTACCGAAAAACTACAAAAAGCTTTCTTTGGACTCTTTAACGGAGAAACCGAAGACTCTGAAGGCTGGCTCGATTATATTCGTTAAAACCGATTCAACGATGAAAGCTCGACAATCTATCGTTGCCAAGCTTTCATGTGCTTTACAAAATACAATGATAAGGATTCGATATGCCTAAATTGCGCAGCGCCACTACCACTGAAGGCCGCAATATGGCGGGAGCAAGAGCGTTGTGGCGGGCAACCGGCACAAAAGAAGAAGATTTTGGCAAGCCCATTATTGCTGTCGTCAACTCCTACACACAGTTTGTTCCCGGACATGTGCATCTTAAAGACTTAGGAACACTGGTCAGCGATGCAATCTATGAAGCCGGCGGAATCGCCAAAGAATTCAATACAATTGCCATTGATGATGGCATTGCGATGGGACATGGCGGCATGCTCTATTCCCTGCCATCACGTGATTTGATTGCTGATTCTGTTGAATATATGGTCAATGCCCATTGCGCCGATGCAATGGTTTGTATTTCTAACTGTGACAAAATTACTCCGGGAATGTTAATGGCATCCATGCGTTTGAACATTCCGGTCATTTTTGTATCCGGTGGCCCGATGGAAGCCGGTAAAACCAAATTATCAGACCAAATCATCAAATTGGACCTAGTCGATGCCATGGTCATGGCAGCCGATCATCAGGTCACCGATGAACAAAGCGAACAGGTTGAACGTAGTGCCTGTCCAACCTGCGGCAGCTGCTCTGGTATGTTCACAGCCAACTCTATGAATTGTCTGACCGAAGCATTAGGTCTGTCACAACCTGGCAATGGCTCATTAGTTGCTACACATGCGGATCGTCGTGATCTGTTTGTTAATGCAGGCAAACGCATTGTCGAGCTGGCAAAACGTTATTATGAACAAGATGATG contains these protein-coding regions:
- the ilvE gene encoding Branched-chain-amino-acid aminotransferase, which produces MSNTKNSKIWFNGQQVPEEQATVSVLSHALHYGSSVFEGIRAYNTPNGTAVFRLKEHVQRLFDSAKIYRLNIPYTQEEIKQAIRDNVRENGLASAYIRPLVFAGNVGLGVAACQGKDCEVIVASMEWGAYLGDEALEQGIEVCVTSWNRMAPNTLPTGAKAGGNYLSSQLISNEAHRHGYTEGLALDVNGLLSEGAGENVFLIKNGKLYTPPLSACVLPGITRDTIINLASRQGIKTCEQNIAREALYLADEVFMCGTAAEVTPVRSIDGIQIGAGKRGPVTEKLQKAFFGLFNGETEDSEGWLDYIR